A window of the Myripristis murdjan chromosome 15, fMyrMur1.1, whole genome shotgun sequence genome harbors these coding sequences:
- the slf2 gene encoding SMC5-SMC6 complex localization factor protein 2 isoform X3: MKDFPHQRCSQSPSASYINETPMRPSQVPNRQPHPLPRRMLPLQSPELCHRARPGPPQHPPQPPGPVSPPLIALSRPAHIHSQAKRTQSNPVTSKVLQPSYPRSRRDISNYSPPASIRSDQLANHRDSLPITGRGYEVTQKQESSKVQTRDVRNSVHAVQLQRQSVPQSLTPRTGQEGRPLHSSDSESWGPANSQWRPWRRQSSQITQSASRNSGLLSASMCSPEVACQDHSSQQHKQRPSNEKLIPEGLNCSSLKRHRESENYDNRTKKPCLQDTSSVLAQTTNSAAGNLPCLTPVFRPSLRHSSDMELSPKTIDVHLRSEPAPGQLAPSTLSTPLKPSHLSYSSSMTNLARQPLLGVKTAYVKLSQNDQTVRLKELRSPSKPADESVKKGNEDKKKVDSSRTLLNSIKQFLIERRGVPHKDTGSTHNTPLDHQTGHTQRSTPVLQVKDDTRPKIEEGGSSNSRTLPKPAIKPNSEKSKNRSARSRKPRIIPDDISDLFTPDPLTYVVKPSKTNIERGENKSLAKSKGCPSSTVTSSSTQNSDSTVPHSHFAHDVKISSISPVLYPEIYTPTVILERVKLENMFPSKDTGHKNSSISSSGRRISAENVKTDQSCKSSLSPKNVRKCTFEEDTATSKHTPASHCSSPVPLVTQEGEGSGKQVHEEDPLDVELDLDLSLELDLDLTQSSQSSEDEQLLSLQEMMKHFTKPPVTPEKGALSEPSTPGQPSYQSKPQPVQSTTKPCIYRNNLDQMLKEINSNKRSKEIEAKLITACEEDLLKIAENEEAQDNQEDDITTEQKEFLQRFSLMSSAIRDLHPGEEVFKLENFGRIFNQNMLQLRQCQVNPQETAQKTLLWSSPAQLRLHVSIGLFQEAYNSSSPCPTQVTRFLFKMMSVHNERMICEQILQALCHIACTAAYQIVKNESQQFEVWVPSVADVTLVLMNMGVPFVTLFPFENLQPPFTEGDLLEDIHFSSERCSGKKEPCTFPEHNCTYILKYLSYCMGLCTRAYSDYELLLLLTMVSRVGLDTQLALQPNMDLCAVQHKIINNFRNWDTMLPKICLALTDLTDDHHNMCWLVQLLPDNTRGKRLRRHLSLSMISKLLDGNCTYKPSGEFQLSDLRPYLPRMQPSTLLHGLLSSSSRTQKEKEEDLATLDQQTYYLCYSLLTLANEASNFQFFPGHQKEQLLFLCSELETHVKCDIRESEKCLYRSKVKDLVARIYTKWQMLLQRTRPLHDQLYDYWKPLSGDIWSRNKREEDMEGDDVEFSAEEEQDPTMEDEEEEEVKGSQENKDATTDEEIEGDCVTLKDLITNEGVTKDTPIRKDQEEWVMEILTEDEGDSTTDEMEKKTEETVMLEELTQEMPEIKPPGCNESDLQGAHTEERETERTEVETDPRSVTPTSCLSWGAACHLPI, translated from the exons A TGAAGGACTTCCCTCACCAGCGGTGCTCTCAGTCCCCGTCAGCTTCTTATATCAATGAGACTCCCATGCGGCCCTCTCAGGTTCCGAACCGGCAGCCACACCCCCTGCCCAGGAGAATGTTACCTCTGCAGAGCCCTGAGTTGTGCCATAGGGCTAGACCGGGTCCTCCGCAACACCCTCCTCAGCCCCCAGGACCAGTCAGTCCCCCTTTGATTGCTCTGAGCAGACCAGCTCACATCCATTCTCAGGCAAAAAGGACCCAGTCCAATCCTGTGACTTCCAAAGTGCTTCAGCCTTCATACCCTCGTTCCAGGAGGGATATAAGCAACTACTCCCCACCTGCTTCCATCAGGAGTGATCAACTGGCCAATCACAGAGACAGTTTACCCATCACAGGGAGGGGATATGAAGTAACGCAAAAACAGGAGTCAAGCAAG GTTCAAACCCGTGACGTGAGAAACTCTGTACATGCTGTCCAGCTTCAGAGGCAGTCTGTGCCTCAGTCCCTCACCCCGAGGACAGGTCAGGAAGGTCGCCCTCTACACTCATCAGACTCAGAGTCCTGGGGACCAGCAAACAGCCAGTGGCGCCCATGGCGCCGCCAGTCCTCTCAGATTACCCAGTCTGCTAGCAGGAACAGTGGTTTACTTTCAGCGTCCATGTGCAGCCCTGAGGTAGCTTGCCAG gaccaCAGTTcccaacaacataaacaaagacCTTCAAATGAAAAGTTAATTCCAG AGGGCTTGAACTGCTCATCTCTCAAGAGGCACAGGGAGTCTGAAAACTATGACAACAGGACTAAGAAACCATGTCTGCAGGACACAAGTTCTGTCCTAGCACAGACAACAAACTCTGCTGCTGGCAACTTACCCTGCCTGACACCGGTTTTTCGGCCTTCGTTGAGGCATTCATCAGACATGGAACTGTCACCCAAAACCATAGATGTCCATCTACGCTCAGAACCAGCGCCCGGCCAGTTAGCACCGTCGACACTGTCAACTCCACTCAAACCCAGCCACTTGTCATACTCATCATCCATGACTAATTTGGCCAGACAACCATTGTTAGGGGTAAAGACAGCGTATGTGAAACTCTCTCAGAATGATCAAACTGTGAGGCTGAAGGAGTTAAGATCACCTTCAAAACCAGCTGATGAAAgtgtgaaaaaaggaaatgaggaCAAGAAGAAAGTTGATAGTTCACGTACTCTGTTAAACTCCATAAAACAGTTCTTAATAGAGCGTAGGGGGGTTCCACACAAGGACACGGGTAGCACCCATAATACACCATTGGACCACCAAACTGGTCATACTCAGCGTAGTACTCCAGTCTTACAGGTCAAGGATGATACCAGACCTAAGATAGAGGAGGGTGGAAGCTCCAACAGTAGGACTCTTCCTAAACCAGCCATTAAACCAAACTCTGAAAAGTCCAAAAACAGGAGTGCCCGTTCACGAAAGCCCCGAATAATTCCTGATGACATAAGTGATCTCTTCACCCCCGATCCCCTGACCTATGTAGTCAAACCATCAAAGACAAACATAGAACGGGGAGAAAACAAATCCCTGGCCAAAAGCAAGGGTTGTCCGTCCAGCACAGTGACCAGCTCCAGCACACAAAATTCAGACTCTACAGTACCGCATTCCCACTTTGCACACGATGTTAAAATCTCTTCCATTTCACCAGTACTTTATCCAGAAATATACACACCAACTGTAATATTGGAGCGGGTAAAACTTGAAAACATGTTTCCTTCCAAAGACACTGGACACAAAAACAGCTCTATCTCTTCTTCAGGCAGACGGATCAGTGCTGAGAATGTTAAAACTGATCAGAGTTGCAAATCATCTCTCAGCCCAAAGAATGTGAGAAAATGCACTTTTGAGGAAGACACTGCtacctccaaacacacaccagcatccCACTGCTCTTCCCCTGTGCCACTAGTCACGCAGGAAGGTGAAGGCAGTGGAAAGCAGGTGCATGAAGAAGATCCGTTGGATGTGGAGCTGGACCTCGACTTGAGCTTGGAGTTAGATTTGGATTTGACCCAGAGCTCCCAGAGCAGTGAGGACGAGCAGCTGCTGTCCTTGCAGGAGATGATGAAGCACTTCACTAAACCTCCAGTCACACCAGAGAAGGGCGCTCTCTCAGAGCCCAGTACACCTGGGCAACCCAGCTACCAGTCTAAACCT CAGCCAGTGCAATCCACAACAAAACCATGCATCTACAGGAACAACCTGGATCAAATGCTTAAGGAAATAAACAGCAATAAGAG ATCTAAAGAAATTGAGGCAAAACTTATTACAGCCTGTGAAGAAGATCTGTTGAAAATAGCTGAAAACGAGGAGGCTCAGGACAACCAGGAGGATGATATCACCACCGAACAAAA AGAATTCCTGCAGCGCTTCTCTTTGATGTCCAGCGCAATCAGGGACCTACATCCAGGAGAGGAAGTATTCAAATTGGAGAACTTTGGTCGGATCTTCAACCAAAACATGCTGCAGCTCAGACAATGCCAGGTCAATCCTCAGGAGACAGCACAGAAAACACTACTTTG GTCCAGCCCTGCTCAGTTGAGGTTACATGTCAGTATTGGATTGTTCCAGGAAGCTTATAactcttcctctccctgcccAACTCAGGTTACCCGTTTCCTTTTTAAG ATGATGTCTGTCCACAATGAGAGGATGATCTGCGAACAGATACTACAGGCCCTGTGTCACATCGCCTGCACTGCAGCTTATCAGATTg TGAAAAATGAGAGCCAGCAGTTTGAAGTGTGGGTGCCCAGTGTGGCAGATGTGACACTGGTCCTGATGAATATGGGAGTTCCTTTCGTTACTCTGTTCCCCTTTGAAAACCTTCAGCCACCCTTCACAGAGGGAGATCTCTT ggaggACATCCATTTTAGCAGTGAGCGTTGCTCTGGCAAAAAGGAACCATGCACTTTCCCTGAACACAACTGTACCTACATTCTCAAG TACCTCTCTTACTGTATGGGCCTGTGTACACGGGCGTACAGCGActatgagctgctgctgctgctgaccatGGTGAGCAGAGTGGGCCTGGACACGCAGCTCGCCCTCCAACCCAATATGGACCTGTGCGCTGTACAGCACAAAATCATCAACAACTTCAGGAACTGGGACACCATG CTGCCCAAAATCTGTCTGGCCCTCACTGACCTGACAGATGACCACCACAACATGTGCTGGCTGGTTCAGCTGCTGCCTGACAACACTCGCGGAAA GCGGCTGCGCAGACATCTCAGTCTGTCGATGATCTCTAAATTGTTAGATGGAAATTGCACTTACAAACCTTCTGGCGAGTTTCAG CTCTCTGACCTGCGGCCGTACCTGCCCCGTATGCAGCCATCCACCCTCCTCCACGGCCTGTTGAGTTCCTCCAGCAGGAcacagaaggagaaagaagaagatcTGGCCACCCTAGATCAACAA ACCTACTACCTCTGCTACAGCCTTCTGACCCTGGCAAATGAAGCATCCAATTTTCAATTCTTCCCAGGTCATCAGAAG gagcagctgctgtttctgtgcTCTGAGCTGGAAACGCACGTCAAATGCGACatcagagagagtgagaagtgTTTGTACCGGAGCAAG GTGAAGGACCTGGTGGCCAGGATCTACACCAAGTGGCAGATGCTCCTACAAAGGACCAGGCCACTCCAT GACCAGCTGTATGATTACTGGAAGCCTTTATCTGGAGATATATGGAGCAGAAacaagagggaggaggacatgGAGGGCGATGATGTAGAGTTCTCGGCCGAAGAGGAACAAGATCCAACCatggaggatgaagaagaggaggaagttaAAGGAAGTCAAGAAAATAAGGATGCCACCACTGATGAGGAGATTGAGGGGGACTGTGTTACTCTGAAGGATTTGATTACGAATGAAGGGGTGACAAAGGACACACCAATCAGGAAGGATCAAGAGGAGTGGGTGATGGAAATTCTAACAGAAGACGAGGGAGACAGCACAACTGATgagatggaaaagaaaacagaggaaacggTGATGCTTGAGGAGTTGACCCAAGAGATGCCAGAGATAAAGCCTCCAGGATGCAATGAGTCAGACTTGCAGGGTGCtcacactgaggagagagagacagagcgcaCTGAGGTGGAGACAGATCCTCGCAGTGTGACACCAACCTCCTGCCTTAGCTGGGGTGCAGCGTGTCATTTACCCatatag